The following is a genomic window from Collimonas fungivorans Ter331.
GGAATGCGAAGGGCCGGTGGCGATCACCATCCATCCGTCGGTAGTGCACGGTTTCGATTTTTCCAGGGAAGCGCAGGGATTTGTCCTGACGGTCGACCAGAACCTGCTGTTTGCCGACAAGCTGGGCGTGCATGCGACCTTGTTTTCGACGATTTTCGTGGAGCCGCTGGCGATCGCCCTGAGCGCGGTCGACGACAGCCGGCAGCGCATCGAAACCTTGCTGAAACAGCTGATGACGGAATCATCCTGGCCGCGCGCCGGCCATACCCTGATGCTGGAATGGCTGGCGCGCAGCGTATTGCTGCTGCTGGTGCGGCTGCATTCCGACCACCGTTCGGCAGACCGCAGCGGGCGCCAGGATTTCGAATTGTTCAGCCGGTTCCGGGGGCTGGTGGAAGAGCATTACAAAGAGCAGTGGCAGGTGAGCCGTGTTGCCGGACGGCTGCGCGTCACGGAAAGCCGCCTGAACCGCCTGTGCCTCAGGCTCGCCGGAAAATCGGCGTTCGACCTGATGCAGCAGCGCCTGATGCTGGAAGCCAGGCGCAAGCTGACTTACGTGCCGTCCGGGGTGGCCAGCATCGCCTATGAGCTGGGTTTCCAGGATCCCGCCTACTTCAGCCGCGCCTTCAAGCGGCATACGGGCATGACACCCAAGCAATTCCGGCAACAGGCTTCGGCTGACGGAGCGGATGCCTGCTAGAGTAGCGTTGTAGGCTTGGTCTGCCGCTTGACGTAAACGTTGGCAAGGCAGCAAGCATTGCCGTCGCATCGTCAAACCAACAAGGAGATAAACATGGCTAATACAAGAGAAGTTGTCATCGTCGGCGCTGCCCGTACCGCTATCGGCGCATATGGCGGCGCGTTGAAGGACCTGGCGCCGGGCGAGCTCGGCGCGGTGGCGGTGAAGGAAGCCTTTGCGCGCGCCGGCGTCGATCCGCTGCAAGCCGGCCAGATCATATTCGGCAACGTCATCCACACCGAGGCGCGCGACATGTATGTATCGCGCGTGGTGGGCCTGAATGCCGGCATGGGCAAGGAATCCACGGCGCTGACCCTGAACCGGCTATGCGGCTCGGGTCTGCAAGCGATCATCACGGCTGCCAACGCCATCCAGCTGGACGAGACCGATGTCGCGGTCGGCGGCGGCGTCGAAAGCATGAGCCGCTCGCTGTATGGATCACAAGCCGCGCGCTGGGGCGCGCGCATGGGCGACATCAAGATGGTCGACATGATGATCGGCGCGCTGTCCGATCCTTTCGGCGGCGGCCATATGGGGATCACTGCTGAAAACGTGGCGGAGAAATACAGCATTTCGCGTGAAGAGCAGGATGCCTTCGCGCTGGAAAGCCAGAAACGCGCCACCGCGGCCATCGCTGCCGGCTACTTCAAGTCGCAGATCGTGCCGGTTGAAATCAAGACACGCAAAGGCGTTGTATCGTTCGATACCGATGAATATCCGAAAGCTGACGCCACCCTGGAGTCGCTGGCCAAGCTGAAGCCGGCGTTCAAGAAAGAAGGCGGCACGGTCACTGCCGGCAATGCTTCCGGCATCAACGACGGCGCCGCGGCTTGCGTCCTGATGGAAGCAGGGGCTGCAGTCCGCGCCGGGCGCACGCCGCTGGCGCGCCTGGTTTCCTATGGGGTGGCGGGGGTCGATCCGTCGATCATGGGCACCGGTCCGATCCCGGCAGTCCAGCTGGCCTTGAAGCGCGCCGGCCTGAGCCTGCAGGACATGGCGGTGATTGAATCGAACGAAGCGTTCGCTGCGCAGTCGCTGGGCGTATGCAAAGGGCTGGGCCTGGATCCCAAGCTGACCAATGTCAATGGCGGCGCAATCGCGCTGGGCCATCCGTTGGGCGCGAGCGGGACGATCATTGCGGTCAAGTGCCTGTACGAACTGATTCGTACTAACAAGCGCTATGGCTTGATCACCATGTGCATTGGCGGCGGCCAAGGCATTGCGCTGATCATCGAGCGCATCTGAAGCAATTCTTTTTACGGAAGAACAATAGCTGCGGGGCTGCGGGCAATCATCCTTTCCAGGTGCGCTGCAGTCCCGTATCGGCATGGATCCAGCCGCCGTTTTTCCCGGGCCGGTAATAGAAGCCGACGCCGCCCTGGCGGAAGCTGCGTATCAGGCCGCCCAGCACGTCCGCATC
Proteins encoded in this region:
- a CDS encoding helix-turn-helix domain-containing protein, translated to MDARHAVKKTVNGDIPQFTLYGENAAAENAEFVHIELIETRSRLHDWHIQSHTHRGLFQILFLFGGHVRAEIDAGLWECEGPVAITIHPSVVHGFDFSREAQGFVLTVDQNLLFADKLGVHATLFSTIFVEPLAIALSAVDDSRQRIETLLKQLMTESSWPRAGHTLMLEWLARSVLLLLVRLHSDHRSADRSGRQDFELFSRFRGLVEEHYKEQWQVSRVAGRLRVTESRLNRLCLRLAGKSAFDLMQQRLMLEARRKLTYVPSGVASIAYELGFQDPAYFSRAFKRHTGMTPKQFRQQASADGADAC
- a CDS encoding acetyl-CoA C-acyltransferase family protein, with the protein product MANTREVVIVGAARTAIGAYGGALKDLAPGELGAVAVKEAFARAGVDPLQAGQIIFGNVIHTEARDMYVSRVVGLNAGMGKESTALTLNRLCGSGLQAIITAANAIQLDETDVAVGGGVESMSRSLYGSQAARWGARMGDIKMVDMMIGALSDPFGGGHMGITAENVAEKYSISREEQDAFALESQKRATAAIAAGYFKSQIVPVEIKTRKGVVSFDTDEYPKADATLESLAKLKPAFKKEGGTVTAGNASGINDGAAACVLMEAGAAVRAGRTPLARLVSYGVAGVDPSIMGTGPIPAVQLALKRAGLSLQDMAVIESNEAFAAQSLGVCKGLGLDPKLTNVNGGAIALGHPLGASGTIIAVKCLYELIRTNKRYGLITMCIGGGQGIALIIERI